AGGCTGACCTTGAGAATGCCGATCGCCGACACCCCGCGTGCCGCCCACTTGCCGGCCAGAATCGGGCAGAACAGCATCGGCACCGTCAGCAGCAACATCGCCAAGCCTGCGTGAGTCGCGCTCAATTGCAGCACGCCGAACAGGTAGCTCGGCAAGTACGTCAGCAGGGTCACAAAGCCGAACGATGCCGCCACAGTAACCAACGCCAGGCCCACAAACGGCCCGCTTGCCAGCAGCGACAGGTCCAGCATCGGCTGGCGATGGCGGCGTTCCTGCCAGGTAAATACCGCCAGCAACACCGCCGCGACCGCCACCAGGCCGAGCACGCCCGGGCTGCTCCAGCCCCACTGCGACCCCTGCACGATGGCAACCATCAGCGCCAGCAAGGCCAGCACAAACAACGTCGCGCCCGGCACATCGAAGCGTGCGGTGCGTTCCGCCAGTTCGCCGTCTCGCGTGATCAACGGGCTGCCCAACAGCACAATCACCAACGTGACCGCATGTGCCCAGAAAATCGCGCGCCAGCCGACACTGTCCAGCAGCAAGCCGGACAAGGTCGGGCCCAGGCTCACACCCAGCCCCGCAACGGTGCCGAACAAGGCAAACGCACGCAGCCGCGCCGGGCCGCTGAAGTGAGTGGAGAGGATGGCAATGCCGCACGAGAAAATCGCCGCCGCACCAATCCCCGCCAGGCCCCGCGCCGCGTCCAACAACCACGCGCTGTCAGCCACCGCCGACAGCACCGAGGCCACCACATACAGCGACGCACCGGCCACAAAACAGCGCTTGCGCCCGAGCCGATCAGCCAGCGCGCCCCAGGCCAGGGTGAAGCAGGCAAATGCCAGGTTGAACGCGTTGACCACCCATTGCAGGCTGGTCAACGGCGCCTGGATATCGGCGCCGATGGCCGGCAGCGCAAGGGCCGTGCCGGAGATGGAGCTGGGCACGACGAATATCGCCAGCAGGATGATCGTGAGTAGAGCCGTGTCGGCAAACGAGTTTTTCATGGGTCCTTCCAGGGTCAGGTTGAAGTGAAACCGTGTACCGGCAAACGCACCGGACGACGCAGGATGATGCCGTCGACCCAGGGCACCTGGTCCGCCGGCACCGCCAGGCGCAAGTTGGGAAAGCGCTGCACCAGAACCTGCAACACCGTGGTGATTTCCAGACGCGCCAGGGCCGCGCCCATGCAGTTGTGCATGCCATAGCCGAACTGCAAATGCCGCGCATCGTTGCGGTCCAGGCGAATCGCCAACGGCTCGGGGAACACCGCAGGGTCGCGGTTGGCGGCAAACGCATCGGCATAGATGATGCTGCCTTCAGGGATCAGCCCCCAAGGGCCTTCCAGGTCGACACTGGCCAGGCGCGGGAACGTCGAGATCGTGCCCAGGGGAATCACCCGCAGCAGTTCTTCGACGGCATTCGGGATCAGCGCCGGGTCGTCCACCAGTTGCTGCCACAGCTGGGGCGCGGCCAACAGGGTGTACACCGCCTTGGTGAGCACGGTGAGAATGTTCTGGTCGCCACCGATCAGCACGCCGAGCAGGATGCCCACCAACTCTTTGTCGTTGAGTGGCGGCTCGCTGTCGTTGCGAGTGGCGACGAAGCGCTGGATCAACCCGTCGGGATAGGTCGGCCGCGCACCGGTCACCAGGTCGGTGAGGTAGTTGTAGACACCCCAGAACTGGTTCAACAGCTGCGGCACATCCGCGTCCGACGCGACCTGCACTGTATGGCTCAGCGGCCTGTAGTAGTCGCGGTCACTCAGGGGAATGCCGAGCAATTGGCAGTCCACCGTTGCCGGGATGTGATCGAGCACCAGGGCGAACAAGTCGGCCCCAGGCGCCTGGCGCTGCAACACATCGAGTCGCTCATGGGTTGCCTGCTGCACTTTTTCTGCCAGTAGCGCCACACCGCTGGGGCTGAAATCCCGCGCAACCACTTTGCGCAAGCGGCCGTGATCGGGAATGTCGTTGTTGAGCAGCAGCTCCGGCGGCGTGATGGTGGGCAGGAAACTCGCACCGTCCTCTTCGTTGCACGGCGCACGAATGGCGCGGTTATCCAGCAGCAACGCCTGTACGTGCTCGTAACGGGTCAGGTGATAGGCCAGGTGGCCGCTGGGCAGCAGGATCCTGGGCAAGCCATTGGCAGGGTCGGCAGGTTGATAGGCGGCAGGCGCATCCAGGTTGGGAATGCGCGCCACAGTGACTTGCGCGGTGGTAACCACGGCGATATTCATCAGGCAGGCTCCCCGGCAGGTTGCAACAGGTCCACACCGGTCAGGCGCTGCAACTGGGCGAGGGCCTGGTGGTTGTCGATAAAGTGCAGCACGTGCCAGCCCAATGCAGCGGCGGCTTGAATGTTCTCGGCCACATCGTCGATCAGCAGGCTGTTGGCCGGGGCAACGCCCGAGCGTGCCGTGGCAACCTGGAAAAACCTCGCTTCTGGTTTGCGCGTACCTTCCTGACTGGAATCGACGATCAGATCGACCACCTCGTCCAACCCCACCATCGCCCGCCAGTGCTGCTCCCACTCCACCACGTTGTTGGTGAGGATGCCCACGCGCAATCCTGCACGTTTTAGCGCGCGTACAGCGGCCACCAACGGTGCATTGGCCGGCACGCCGGCGAACCAATGCTCGCCGAAGGTTTGCAGGCGCGCACGGGACAAATCGATCTGCGGATCGCGGCGACGCAATGCCAGTTCCAGGCGTTGGCCCCAGTCCTTTTCAGTGAGCAACGCACTCTCCACCGGCGCCAGCATCGGCACGCCCAACTCGTCGGCCACATCGCTCATGGCCTGTTGCAGCACCCGTGGAGCGAGGCCGGTCTTGACCTCGTACTGCTCGAACAACGCGGGAATCGGCGGCGACAGCACGCCCCCGAAATCGAACCAGATAAACTTCAGGTCGCTCATCGCACACCCCCGGCCACCAGGGCCAGCGGCTGGCTGGCCACCACCGGCAACAACTCCAGCTCAGCCGTGGCAATCACCGCGCCGCCCTGTTCTACGTCCAGGGCCAGGGTGATGCGGCCGTGTTCGTCAGTGGCCAGGGTAGTGAGGTCGGCACGTACCCGGGTCGGCAAACCAAACTCGCCAAAGCGGGTGAATACCACATGGCAACGGGACAACAGCAACTGATCGGGGCCGGCCTGCAACTGCCGATCCGCGACCACCAACGCCACCTGCCGGAAGCCTTCAAGCAGCAACATGCCGGGGATATGGTCCAGAGGGTGATCGAAGATCGCGGGGTTGTTCAGGTCCACAATCAATGGCGCCACCAAGCTGTCGGCGCCCTGCTCCAGATCCTTGCCCAGCACCACGTTGTTCAGCCAATGGCGCCCTACCGCCGACGGGCTCAAGGGCGGCGGCAATTGCGCCAGCGGGTCGGCGTCGGCCGGAATCGCCGCCAGGCCACGCACACGCATCTTGTTCCAGGCCGCGCCGCTCATCCACCGAATGCTCATGCGCTCGTGCCGTGCGGCGACTTCGCCATTGATGCTCAGGGACATGTTCAGGGTCACCCCGCTGCGCTCACCGTGGCGCAGGTACTCGTCCACCACAAACACATCGATCTGCGCCGACGCCGGGCGATCCCCCACCACCAGCAAACTGCGCTCGGTGACGCGCGTGACACTGTCCAGGTAAATAAACTTGTCCTGGGCGCTCACATCCAGGAACGCGTGGGAGATATAGATCGACGCCTGGCGGAACACTTCCAGCAATAACAACATGTCGTAGTGTGCGGCGCGGTGCGTATGTTCACTGAAGTAACTGTGGGTGCGCGGTAGTTGCGCGCTGCAACGAAAGTGCCCCTCCTCTACCAACTCCGCGCCCGTCAGGAAGACCTCGCTGACGGCAGCACGGTGCACCATGCTGCGCGGCACAGTGTTTTCGCAATGAACGGCCGGCACTGGGCTGGCTGGATTTAGAACGGACAATTCAGACATGGGCATCTGTCTCCTGATGAGCTTTTCCGTAAGCGTGCAGACCGCTGTACAAGTGCGTGACTTGTGAGCTTTGCGCGGACAACCCGATCTGGCTGTCAGTACCCTTGTGCAGATACTCCCTTATATTTTCACTGCACACTTAGATCAGTTTGATCGAAGCTTATACGCGCAACTAAATCGTCTAGATACCGAACTAAGTGTTCTAACTTAGTAGTGAAAATATGCCCACGAAGTTGCTCAAGGTCGTAAAGAACATCACGACCCGGAGCAGATTGGCATGTTGAAAACAGGATTCACCCTGGCACCCCTGGCGTGCGCATTGGCCTTGGGCGGCCTGGCGCTGCCGAACCTGGTGCTGGCGCAAAACGATGCGGCCGCCGTCCAAAAGGTCATTGAGTTCAATATTCCCGCCGGCCCGCTGGATGAGGTGCTGCTGAGCATCTCCCAGCAAAGCGGCCACCCCATCGCCTTCGACCCGCCGTTGGTAGAAGGCCGTGCAAGTCGTTCGATCCAGGGCCGCTTGAGCCAGGAGCAGGCGCTGGGGATCGCCTTGAGCGGTTCACAGTTGGGCTTCAGCCAGACCGCCAGCGGCGCCGTGTTGATCCATCGTTTGGCCAGTACCAGCGAGCCCGCCGCGCCACGGCTCAAATCGGTCGAGGTGATAGGCACACGTCGCAGCGATGTCACCGCCCTGCAAAGTGCTGCGCCCGTCGATGTGATCAGCAACGAACAATTGGAACGCGCCGGCACCGACAACCTGGCCAAGGCCCTGGAAACCCTGGTGCCGTCGGTGAACTACCCGCAAGTCAACGGCACCGATGGCGTGTCATCGCAGCGGCCGGTGTCGCTGCGCGGGTTGGCCTCGGACCAAGTGCTGGTGCTGGTCAATGGCAAGCGTCGGCATGCCTCGGCCTTCGTCAACACCAAGGCCACCCTGGGCCGGGGCTCGCAGGCGGTGGACTTGTCGACGATTCCCGTCAGCGCCGTCGACCATATTGAAGTGCTGCGCGATGGCGCCTCGGCGCAATACGGTTCTGACGCAATTGCCGGGGTGATCAATATCGTGCTCAAGGAGCAGGACCACGGCGGCGCGGTGCAAAGCACCTTTGGCCAGTACACCAAGGGCGACGGTTTTCGCCGCTCGGTCGGTGGCTGGAGCGGTTTTACCTTGCCCGGGGACGGTTTCCTGACCCTCAGCGGTGAAGGCCTGCGCAGCGAACGCACGTCCACCGGCGGTACCGATGGCCGGCAGTTCTACCCCACCGGCGACGCGCGCGAAGCAGATGCCGACCGCCACTGGCGCTACGGCTCGCCAGGGCTTGAAGACTGGAACCTGGCGCTCAATACCGGCCTGTCGCTCAACGACACGGTGGACCTGTATGGCTTCGCCACTTATCAAGACCGTACCGGCGAGTCCCAGGCCACTTTTCGCCGTCCCATCGACGCCAATAACCTGGTGGCCGTGTACCCCAACGGGTTCCTGCCGTTGCTCGACGTGCGCTCGCGGGATGCCTCGGTCACTGGCGGCGTGAAGATTCGCGACGACAGCCTGGGCACTTTCGACCTCAGCGCCAACTACGGGCGCAACCGCATCGACTATCACCTCAGCGACTCGCTGAATGCCAGCCTCGGCCCTGCCAGCCCCACCCGCTTCAATGCCGGTGCGCTGGTCAATGAGCAAACCAACGTCGGCCTGGACCATGTAAAGGAATTCAAGGTGGGCTGGGGCGCCGGCCCACTGGTGTTTTCCAGCGGCCTGGCGTGGCGCAACGAGGCGTACGAGGTGATCGCAGGCGACCTCGCTTCCTGGACCCACGGCACTGCCCTGCCCGCCCGTGCCGGCGGTGCCCAGGGTTTCCCCGGCACCCAGGACAGTGACGAAGGCCGCTATGCACGGCACGTCTTCGGCGGTTACCTGGGACTGGAGCAACAGGTCACCGACAAACTGCAACTGGGCCTGGCCGGGCGCAGCGAGCACTACGATGACTTTGGCACCACCACGACCGGCAAGTTTTCCGTGCGCTACGACTTCACCCCGCAATGGGGCCTGCGTTCGACGCTCAGCAGCGGCTACCGCGCGCCGACATTGGGCCAGATCGGCACATCGGCGACCCAGACCGAATTCAAGGCCGGCGACCCCACGGCCTATCAGGTCGGCACGGTCAGCGTGAACACGCCAGTGGCACGGGCATTGGGCGCCAGTGACCTGAAGCCGGAAAAATCCACCAGCCTGTCCCTTGGCGTGGTGTGGCAACCGCTGGAACGTGCCAGCGTCAGCGTCGATGCGTACCACATCCGGATTCAGGATCGTATTGCCCTGTCGGAAACCCTCAGCGGTACCCAGGTAAGCCAGATCCTCGCAAACCAAGGGTACGGCAATTATTCCGGCGTGAGCTTTTTCACCAACGCCCTGGACACCAAGACCAGCGGCGTCGATGTGGCCGCTCACTACCGCCTGGACCTGGCCGATGCCAGCCAGTTGACCCTCAACGGCGCCTTCAACTACAGCAAGACCCAGGTCACCGACATCAAGGACAACCCCGGCCCCCTGGCCGGCACCGGCATCACGCTGATCAATCGCGAAGCCCTCAGCTACGTGGAAAGCGCGTCGCCCAACAGCAAGCTGATCCTTGGGGCCGACTGGCGTAAAGGCGCATGGCAGGCGAGTTTCAACACGATCCGCTACGGCACCTACACCCTCGATTCCAACCTCGGCGAAGCCCGCGACCAAACCTTTTGCGCGCAGTGGGTGAGCAACGCCAGCGTGTCCTACGACATCAGCCAGGCCCTCACCCTGACCTTGGGCGGCAACAATATTTTCGACAGCTACCCGGACAAGATCGACGTGGCCAACCGTTTTGTCGGCGGGCGCGTGGCCTACCAGAGCATCTCACCGGCCGGTGCCGAAGGCGCCTTCTACTACGTGAAAGCCGACTACCGCTTCTGACCCCCAACAAGGAGTTCCCATGAGCTTTGATCCTGTGCGTTTTACCCAAGCCTTCGAGCATGACTTTGCCCTGGCCAAGCAGTTGCTGATCAAGCATCAGGTGCTGTCGGCCAATGAGGCGGGGAATATCAGCCTGCGTCTGCCCGGCCAGGAGCGGCTGGTGATTGCCTCGCTGAGCGGGCTCGACAGCGGCGTGGCCGCGATTGTGGATTTCGATTTGCAGCACAGCCAGGGCAGCCTGACGGACAACCTCAAGGAAGTAGCAGCGCTGCACGTGGCGATCTACCGCGAGCGGCCCCAAGTGAATGCGGTGATTCATACGCACTCACCGTATCTGACGGCGTTTGCGATTGCGGGGCGGCCGTTGCGCGCCCATGCCACGCAGTTGCTGGGGGTTCTGGATGAGGATCAGGAAATTCCGCTGACCGCCTGGGGCCCGCGTTACGCGCCGGAGCCGGTAGTGGCGGCGTTGCGTGAGCATCCCCGGGCGCCGGCGGCTCTTTTAGCCAACCACGGTCCATTTGCCTGGTCGGAACGCGATGTGCTCGCGGCCACCCGGTTGCTGGTGAACCTTGAAGAGGCCGCCTACCTGACGTTCCTGGCGCAGCAACTGGGCAGCCCGCAGCCGTTTCCCAGCGGTGCGGCTCAGCGCTCGCGGCTGGGGTGGAGTGCGACATGAGTGATTTGCTCACTGACACACTGCGGTTCAAATGTGGGAGGGACGATGCGACGATTCGACTTGCTCCCGATAGCGGTCTATCGGTGTACATATCCATTGCTGCGGTAACGGCGGCCTTACGGCACACCCGTTGGGTGCTGGCCGCGTTTCTCGCAGTCTGTGCGCTTCCCGCGCACGCCGAAGCTTTACTCGAACGCGCCCAATCCCGAGGCACGCTCAATGTGTGCACCAGTGATGAGTTCCCACCGTTCAAGACCCTTGATGCCCAAGGCCGTCCCAGCGGGCTGATCATGGATTTGATTGTTGATCTGAAGCAGCAGTTGTCGGCTCGCGTCGGGCAGCCGCTGAAGCTTTCGTTGGTGCAGGTCAATCCACTGAATCGCTTGTTGTTTCTCGACCAGGGGCGTTGCGAGGTGTTGGTGACGTCGCTGTTGGACACGCCGGCCCGGCGTCGTGAAGTGGACTTTGCCAGCCCAGGGTTTTATAGCTCGGCGGCCACGGTGTTTGCACCGAAAAGTACGCGGGTGCCCGATTGGGAAAGCCTGCGCGGCAAGACGCTCTGCGCGCCCGCCACGAGTGTGTGGGTACGGCCGTTTGAAAGCCGCTATGGCGTGCAGTTCGCATCGTTCAACGGTACCGCCGAGGTGCGCAAGGCGGTGACGGACAGCCGCTGCCTGGGCGCGATGGGCGACGACGCGTTGTACAGCGCCCTCGCCCGCCAGCCGGAATGGGCCGACTACGAGGTCAAGCTACCGGGCCAGGAACCAGCGCCGTGGGGGATTGCCTTGCGCAAGGGCCAGCCCGCGTTGTTGGCGGCGGTGTCGAGCATTGTCGAGGGCTGGCATGCCAATGGGCTGATCATCGAATTGGAGCAGCGTTACGGCCTGGCGCCGAATGCCTGGGTCGCGCAGCAGCATGCGCAGGCCCAGCATGAATGAGGTCAGCCTGCGCCTGTGGCTGGAGCAACACGGCCTGTCGCTGAGTATCGTCTGGGACCCGATGGACCGTCAGCGCTTTTTGCTGGGCCTGGGGCTGACGTTGCTGTTGTCCCTGGCGAGTATCGCGCTGTCGTTGTTGATCGGCGTCGTCGGCGCCGCCGGCCTGGGTTCGCGCCAAGGGTTGTGGCGCGGCATCAGCGGTGCGTACGTGGCGCTGTTTCGCAACACGCCGCTGTTGGTCCAGCTGTTCTTTTTCTACTTCGGCGTCGGGGCGCTGTTGCCGCTGGTGGACGGTGTGCGCCTGCTCAACGGCACGCAGTGGGCAATCATCGTGATTGCCCTGCACAGCGGCGCGTTCCAGGCGGTCAACCTGCGCGCCGGGATCGATGCGGTACCACGCGCCACCCGCCAGGCAGCCGCTGCCCTGGGTATGCAAGAACCTACGGTGCTGCGCCATATCGTGCTGCCGCTGGCACTGCGCAACAGCCTGCCGGCGATGGGCAATACGGTGGTGCAGACCATCAAATCGACCTCGGTTGCCTACGCGATTGCGGTGCCGGAGTTGCTCTATGCGAGCAACCGGATCTGGTCCGACAACTTCAACGTGGCCGAGATGATGCAAGTGCTGTTGCTGGTTTGGCTGTTGCTGATCGGTCTGAGCAGTTGGCTGTTGCGCCGCCTGGAAAACCACCTGCGCCTGCCCGGTCAGGAGCTGCCGAATGCTGCCTGAACCTTCACCACTGATGCTGCTGTGGCAGTGGGCGCCGGCGCTGCTGCAAGGCTTTGGCCTGAACATCCTGATGGGCGTCACGGCGATGCTGGTGGCGACCGTCCTCGGCGTCCTGCTCGGCAGCCTGCAGGTGAGCCCCCATGCGCACCTGCGCCGGGGTGCCGGGCACATCAGCCGTTTGCTGCGCAACCTGCCGTGGCTGGTGGTGATGTTCTACGTGGCCTACCTGCTGCCCTACGAAGTGCAGTGGGCCGGGCGCTGGTGGCAGTTGCCGGACTGGCTGAAGGTCGCGCTGGGCCTGGCGCTGCCTGCCATCGGCTACGTCTCGGAGATTGTGCGCGGCGGCGTCTACGCGGTGCCGTCGGGCCAATGGGAAGCGGCCCAGGCCTTGGGGTTGCGCCACGCCCAGGCGCTGCGCTACGTGATCGTCCCGCAGACCCTGCCGAGCCTGGTGGCGCCGTGGATGAACCTGTATTGCGCGGTGACCATGTCCACCTCACTGGCCAACCTGCTCGGGGTGGAAGAGTTGATGACCACCCTGCAGTCGCACCTCTCCAGCCAATTGCGCAACGACCTGCTGCTGCCCGCCTACGGCTTGGTGTTTGTCGCGTTCTTTCTCTACATCTACCCCCTTTCACGCTGGGCCAAGCGGCTGGAACGCCGATGAGCCTTTCGACGAGAACCACCACCATGCGCGACGACACCTTGCTGACCCACCTCGGCCGTGATCCGGCCAACCATGCCGGCACCGTCAACACCCCGGTGTATCGCAGCTCTACGTTTATCTGGCCCGACACCAGCACCCTGGCGAACCACCTGCAACAGGCCGATGACCCGCACTACCGAGGCCACGTCTACGGGCGCAACGGCAACCCCACCACCGCCGCGTTCGAAGACGCCGTGGCTGAGCTGGAAGGCGGCTTTCGCGGGCTGATCATGCCCAGCGGCCTGGCGGCGATTGTCGGCGCAGTACTGGCGGTGGCGCGGGCCGGCGACCATATCCTGGTCACCGACAACTGCTACTGGCACGCACGCCAGGTATTCGACCAGATCCTGCCGCGCTACGGCATCCAGGCCAGCTATTTCACGCCAATGCTCGGCGCGGATATCGCCGGGCTGCTGCGCCCGAATACGCGCCTGGTGTATGCCGAGGCGCCCGGCTCCAGCACCTTCGAAGTGCAGGATATTCCCGCCCTCGCCCGTGCGGCCCACGCCCAGGGCGCGCTGCTGATGCTCGATAACACCTGGGCCACGCCGCTGTTCTTCAAGGCGTTTGAACACGGCGTGGACATCTCGATTCACGCTGCCACCAAATACCTGGTGGGCCACAGCGACGCCATGCTCGGGGTGATTGTCACCACGCAGGCGCTTTACGCCGGCGTGCGCGAAACCGTGCGCCAGTTGGGTTACATCGCCAGTGCCGACGACGCCTACCTGGGCCTGCGTGGCCTGCGCACCCTCGGCGTGCGCCTGCGCCAGCACGAGCGCTCGGCGCTCACGGTTGCGCAGTGGTTGCTACAACGCCCGGAAGTCGCCCAAGTGCTGCACCCGGCCTTACCGGGCGCGACGGGACACGCGGTGTTCAAGCGCGACTTCCTCGGTTCCACCGGCCTGTTCGGCGTGGTGCTCCACCCGATCTCGGCAGCGCAAACCAAGGCCTTTCTCGACAGCCTGCAGCTGTTCGCCATGGGCGCCAGTTGGGGCGGTTTCGAAAGCCTGATCCGCCAGCAACAACGCCATCCTTCGGCACAGATTGAACCCGGCGTATTGCTGCGCCTGCATGTGGGCCTTGAAGCGGTCGAGGACCTGATCGCCGACCTGCAACAAGGCCTGGAACACCTGAACGTCACCCCAAGGAGTCTGCCATGAGCCACACACTGCCCACCCACTACAGCATTTGCCCGCTGCTGGTCGCGTCGAATATCGCCGTGGAACTCGGCTGGCTGGATGAGGAATACCAGCGCGTCGGTGCCGAAGCGATCTACCTGCGCTCGCTGCCCGACAACCAGGGCTGGCTGCCGCACTTCACCCATGCCGAGTCCCGGCTGATTCGCGATGGCGGCGCCGTGCCCGCACTGTGGGCCCGCGCCGACCAGGCCGACACGTTGCTGGTGGCCACCACTGCGACCCAGCGCGCCGGGCAGATTGTGGTGCGCGCCGACGGGCGTATCCGCCAGGTCGCCGACCTGTTCGGCAAACGTATCGGCGTGCCGGTCAGCCGCAACAAGGCGCGGGTGGATGTGCTCAAGGCACTGGCCGAACACGGCTTGTTCAATGCCTTGCAACTGGCGGGGCTCGAGCCGTCGCAGGTGCGCTTGATCGAGTTGGAGGACGAAGGCGACCCCCACACCTTGCAGGCCGCCGTGCGCCCTTCGGCGTTCTGGGCGCAATTGCATGGCCTGCACGGCAAGCCGGGCCAGGAAGTCCGCGCATTGGCTGAAGGCCGCGTCGACGCGGTGCACATCGCCGCCGGGCACGTGCCGGCGCTGCTCGCCAGCGGTGAATTCACGGTGATCGAAGACCTGGAACGCTACCCCGACTGGACCCTGAAAAACCACAACGGCCCTTACGCCACCACCGTCAACCGCGCCTTTGCCGAAGAACATCCGCAGGTGATCGTGGCGTTCCTGCGCGCAGCAATCCGCGCCGGGCGCTGGATCAACCAGCACCGCGATGCGGCCGCGCAGTTGTTCACCCGCGTGACGTTCCTGCCGGATGCCGGGTTTATCCGCCAGGCCATCGCCGAGCTGGATTTCGTGCCGCAACTGGGCCCGCAGAACCTCGCGGCCCTGGAGCTGAAAAAGGATTTCCTGGTGCAACGCGGTTTCTTGCAGAACGACTTCAGCGTGCATGAGTGGGCCCAGCCCGACTTCCTCGCCCAGGCCCACGCCGGGCTCTGACGCCTCAACCAAGGATGAACCATGATTGCTCAGTACCGTAAAACCCTGCTCGCCAGCCTGCTGCTGGCCGACTCCACGTGGGCCGCGCAAACCGCCAGTTCCACCGAACCGCAACTGAGCAAAGTCGAGGTGGTCGGTGCACGCGTCACCGAAGCCAGCGCTGCCATCGGCGAAGACAAGATCAGCAATACCCTGAGCATCTCGCACCAGGCACTGCTGTCGGCGCCGGCGGGCACCTCGGGCCTGAAAATGCTCGAAGCGCTGCCGGGCTTCAACGTGCAGGTCAACGATGCGTTGGGCTTGTACGAGTTCGGCAACTCGGTGTTCGTGCGGGCGTTCAACTTGCAGCAGATCGGCTTCTCCATCGACGGCGTGCCGTTGGGCCGTACCGACCAGTTTGGCGGCAGCCCGATCTACCGCTACGTCGACAACGAAAACACCGAACGCGTGACGGCCTCTACCGGCGCCGGCGATGTCTCGCAATCGGGCTACGCATCATTGGGCCCGTACGTGGATTACCAAACCAGCAACCCTACCGTAGAGCCGGGTGTGAGCCTGTCTTACACCCTGGGCAGCGACAGCCTGCGGCGCAGCTTCGTCAAGCTGCAAAGCGGCGAATACCAAGGTCTGTCGGCGTATTTCAGCCGCTCGAAAATCGACGGCGACCTGTGGCGCGGGCCCGGTACCATCGACCGCGAACACCTGGAAGCCAAGGTGCGTTATCGCTT
The genomic region above belongs to Pseudomonas sp. S35 and contains:
- a CDS encoding amino acid ABC transporter permease, which gives rise to MLPEPSPLMLLWQWAPALLQGFGLNILMGVTAMLVATVLGVLLGSLQVSPHAHLRRGAGHISRLLRNLPWLVVMFYVAYLLPYEVQWAGRWWQLPDWLKVALGLALPAIGYVSEIVRGGVYAVPSGQWEAAQALGLRHAQALRYVIVPQTLPSLVAPWMNLYCAVTMSTSLANLLGVEELMTTLQSHLSSQLRNDLLLPAYGLVFVAFFLYIYPLSRWAKRLERR
- a CDS encoding amino acid ABC transporter permease, translating into MNEVSLRLWLEQHGLSLSIVWDPMDRQRFLLGLGLTLLLSLASIALSLLIGVVGAAGLGSRQGLWRGISGAYVALFRNTPLLVQLFFFYFGVGALLPLVDGVRLLNGTQWAIIVIALHSGAFQAVNLRAGIDAVPRATRQAAAALGMQEPTVLRHIVLPLALRNSLPAMGNTVVQTIKSTSVAYAIAVPELLYASNRIWSDNFNVAEMMQVLLLVWLLLIGLSSWLLRRLENHLRLPGQELPNAA
- the metC gene encoding cystathionine beta-lyase; protein product: MSLSTRTTTMRDDTLLTHLGRDPANHAGTVNTPVYRSSTFIWPDTSTLANHLQQADDPHYRGHVYGRNGNPTTAAFEDAVAELEGGFRGLIMPSGLAAIVGAVLAVARAGDHILVTDNCYWHARQVFDQILPRYGIQASYFTPMLGADIAGLLRPNTRLVYAEAPGSSTFEVQDIPALARAAHAQGALLMLDNTWATPLFFKAFEHGVDISIHAATKYLVGHSDAMLGVIVTTQALYAGVRETVRQLGYIASADDAYLGLRGLRTLGVRLRQHERSALTVAQWLLQRPEVAQVLHPALPGATGHAVFKRDFLGSTGLFGVVLHPISAAQTKAFLDSLQLFAMGASWGGFESLIRQQQRHPSAQIEPGVLLRLHVGLEAVEDLIADLQQGLEHLNVTPRSLP
- a CDS encoding ABC transporter substrate-binding protein; protein product: MSHTLPTHYSICPLLVASNIAVELGWLDEEYQRVGAEAIYLRSLPDNQGWLPHFTHAESRLIRDGGAVPALWARADQADTLLVATTATQRAGQIVVRADGRIRQVADLFGKRIGVPVSRNKARVDVLKALAEHGLFNALQLAGLEPSQVRLIELEDEGDPHTLQAAVRPSAFWAQLHGLHGKPGQEVRALAEGRVDAVHIAAGHVPALLASGEFTVIEDLERYPDWTLKNHNGPYATTVNRAFAEEHPQVIVAFLRAAIRAGRWINQHRDAAAQLFTRVTFLPDAGFIRQAIAELDFVPQLGPQNLAALELKKDFLVQRGFLQNDFSVHEWAQPDFLAQAHAGL
- a CDS encoding transporter substrate-binding domain-containing protein translates to MSDLLTDTLRFKCGRDDATIRLAPDSGLSVYISIAAVTAALRHTRWVLAAFLAVCALPAHAEALLERAQSRGTLNVCTSDEFPPFKTLDAQGRPSGLIMDLIVDLKQQLSARVGQPLKLSLVQVNPLNRLLFLDQGRCEVLVTSLLDTPARRREVDFASPGFYSSAATVFAPKSTRVPDWESLRGKTLCAPATSVWVRPFESRYGVQFASFNGTAEVRKAVTDSRCLGAMGDDALYSALARQPEWADYEVKLPGQEPAPWGIALRKGQPALLAAVSSIVEGWHANGLIIELEQRYGLAPNAWVAQQHAQAQHE